Proteins from a genomic interval of Nocardioidaceae bacterium:
- a CDS encoding response regulator: MSIRVLVVEDEEIPAQVHADYVGRLEGFELVAVTRSARDAHRTLRQDPTIDLVLLDLNLPDGHGLRLVQQLHAEQATCDVLAVTAARDAQVVRRAIALGVVGYLIKPFTFAMFRSRLETYAAYRAEASAAPDLVVQHEVDQLLVALRPRGATTAYPKGINADTLRLVVDCLRAAEEDVSASELALSAGVSRVTARRYLEHLHEEGSLTRRPRYVASGRPETAYRWVDRGPA, encoded by the coding sequence GTGAGCATCCGGGTGCTCGTGGTCGAGGACGAGGAGATCCCGGCGCAGGTGCACGCCGACTACGTCGGCCGCCTGGAGGGCTTCGAGCTGGTCGCGGTGACGCGGTCGGCCCGCGACGCCCACCGGACCCTGCGTCAGGACCCGACGATCGACCTGGTGCTCCTCGACCTCAACCTGCCCGACGGACACGGTCTGCGACTGGTGCAGCAGCTGCACGCGGAGCAGGCGACCTGCGACGTCCTCGCGGTGACTGCCGCCCGGGACGCACAGGTCGTGCGGCGCGCGATCGCTCTCGGGGTGGTCGGCTACCTCATCAAGCCCTTCACGTTCGCCATGTTCCGCAGCCGGCTCGAGACGTACGCCGCCTATCGCGCCGAGGCGTCCGCGGCACCGGACCTCGTCGTCCAGCACGAGGTCGACCAGCTGCTCGTCGCGCTGCGGCCGCGAGGAGCGACCACGGCGTATCCGAAGGGGATCAACGCCGACACCCTGCGCCTGGTCGTCGACTGCCTGCGGGCGGCGGAGGAGGACGTCTCGGCGAGCGAGCTGGCGCTCTCCGCGGGCGTCTCGCGGGTGACCGCCCGGCGGTACCTCGAGCACCTGCACGAGGAGGGCAGCCTGACCCGACGTCCGCGCTACGTGGCCAGCGGACGTCCCGAGACGGCCTACCGCTGGGTCGACCGCGGCCCCGCCTGA
- a CDS encoding Fe-S cluster assembly protein HesB, which yields MLTLTENASSIVQQLAAQPGSEDVHLRIATVEGEQEGFGIAPATQPEPGDQVVEQGGAVVYLETEAAAALDNAVLDAGVDDSGNVQFALGQQG from the coding sequence ATGCTGACTCTCACCGAGAACGCCTCCTCCATCGTCCAGCAGCTCGCCGCCCAGCCCGGCAGCGAGGACGTCCACCTCCGCATCGCCACCGTCGAGGGCGAGCAGGAGGGCTTCGGGATCGCCCCCGCGACCCAGCCCGAGCCGGGCGACCAGGTCGTCGAGCAGGGTGGCGCCGTCGTCTACCTCGAGACCGAGGCCGCTGCCGCGCTCGACAACGCCGTGCTCGACGCCGGCGTGGACGACTCGGGCAACGTGCAGTTCGCGCTCGGCCAGCAGGGCTGA
- a CDS encoding DUF1330 domain-containing protein — translation MAIDPTGPDLKQFLADDDGGPVVMLNLLRWKDEAGRRSYKDYSRAVGETFLPRVGGEVLYAGSGTSALVAEDGQAWDAVLLVRYPSRQAFLDMVGDPGYQQVTALRTAALEEAVLQPTKPWGA, via the coding sequence ATGGCCATCGACCCCACAGGACCGGACCTGAAGCAGTTCCTCGCCGACGACGACGGCGGCCCCGTCGTCATGCTGAACCTGCTGCGCTGGAAGGACGAGGCGGGCAGGCGCTCGTACAAGGACTACTCCCGCGCCGTCGGGGAGACCTTCCTGCCGCGGGTCGGCGGCGAGGTCCTGTACGCCGGCTCAGGCACCTCCGCCCTGGTCGCGGAGGACGGCCAGGCCTGGGACGCCGTGCTGCTCGTGCGCTACCCCAGCCGACAGGCGTTCCTCGACATGGTCGGGGATCCCGGGTACCAGCAGGTCACCGCCCTGCGGACGGCCGCGCTCGAGGAGGCCGTGCTGCAGCCGACGAAGCCCTGGGGAGCCTGA
- a CDS encoding SRPBCC family protein, which translates to MSSNRRVVDATPDQVWDVLADGWLYPLFVVGATRMREVDDDWPAAGARLHHSVGVWPFVVDDVTEVEECRPGSMLQLRARAWPSGDARVRLHLTPHGSGTELRIEEDVRSGPARLVPSVLRQGPLHWRNHETIRRLRLIVENRRPTS; encoded by the coding sequence ATGAGCAGCAACCGACGCGTCGTGGACGCGACGCCCGACCAGGTCTGGGACGTGCTCGCCGACGGCTGGCTGTACCCGTTGTTCGTCGTCGGCGCCACGCGGATGCGCGAGGTCGACGACGACTGGCCCGCCGCGGGGGCGCGGTTGCACCACTCGGTGGGCGTGTGGCCGTTCGTGGTGGACGACGTCACCGAGGTCGAGGAGTGCCGTCCCGGCTCGATGCTGCAACTGCGGGCCCGCGCCTGGCCCTCGGGTGATGCCCGCGTACGCCTCCACCTCACCCCCCACGGCAGCGGCACGGAGCTGCGGATCGAGGAGGACGTGCGCTCCGGGCCCGCACGGCTCGTCCCGTCCGTGCTGCGTCAGGGTCCGCTGCACTGGCGCAACCACGAGACGATCCGCCGGTTGCGGCTCATCGTGGAGAACCGCCGCCCGACGTCCTGA